One Hippoglossus stenolepis isolate QCI-W04-F060 chromosome 6, HSTE1.2, whole genome shotgun sequence genomic window, CCGTCCGAAAACGAGCAGCGTTTTCACTGGGTTCCTCTGCTGTCATTGGGTGGGACTGAAGCTAACTAGCTAGCGCCAAAGGACTTACAAAGGACAAGTGAATGACCAGACACAGGCAGGagggttttatttattgtgacaCGTGAATTAGGGTTAATTCTGTAGTTTAACCTATAAAATGGAAAACCTCGGTTCTTGTCAGCTTTGCCTTTTCTCTTATTAGAGTTATTGGGTTATTGGAAAGAGCCCAAGAAGAAACGTCATTCAGATAAGGTTGAATTGACGTGTTCCTGCCTTGTTTACATCTTTGCTGCgacattaaaaccttttttacgAGACTTGAGTACCCACTGCTCAATTCGGCattctttcaaaacacaaaccagtgtttattttaatgctATGTAAACATTCTCTCAGGTAATAGCTCCACTGGTTTATAGAAACGGTGGTAAGGAGCCCTGTCAATACATAATTGAGCAGCAGTGGCGAATCTAGGACTTTTCTAAACCAGGGGCCGTaaaggggccacagtttacacagaggggccaattatcTACCCAACATGCATAAACAATTTGTGATTCAGAAAGGTGCACGTTCTAGTCAGGCCTTGTTCACTGTCAAatctatagctttgagcaaagacacacatcattgaatattaTCTGAAACTTGACCCTTGTTCAAGCAAATTATGTTCTTCAAAAAGCTTAGGAAATAGGATTTTCTAAACAGATTGACAGAACACCCAAGGCCACTTCAGGGCCCAAGCAAGCTCATGTTTAAATTTATTAGCCGGCTCAAGTCATCTTGGTTTTAAGAAATATTAGATTTAGAACTGAACGTTACCAATCCCAGTATCTTATTTTTTGTGctttctgtgtattttattctttgtaaTTCTTGTATTTTTATCTGGACCCTGCATCTGAATAACAGAGGAATGTCCATTATGTACCCAGGCTACTGCCAATAATTGAAGCATCAAATATAGCAAGATTTTGAATGGAGTTTGGTTCCAAGTCATTGTCATTTGTTACTGCATCAGCAAATTAACTAGCTCACTTGTATTAAGGAGGCTTTGTACAAATATGTACCTGAAACagttaaaggaaaaacaattatGAGGCCACATGAACAAAAGTAAAGATTCAAATGTAGAGTTTCAAGTTCATAGAAATGAAATTATTACAAAATGTTGCTATTGCTCATGATAAATATACAATACTATAAATACATGTACGTAAGTGATCATATGCTCacaatgaatagaaataaaagaatagGTGTTCAATTTAAATGGTTCATTAGAAACACTTTGTTgactgttatttcttttttcaggcACTGGACTGGGTTTAGGACTCGTGTTTTCGGTTCTGTTCTTTAAACGTAAGTAGTTTGAATGGGTTGCTGCTGCAGTGCGTCTTGACTCTTTAATTTAGCTCTCGGGTCCGTACCAAGACGAGCAGAGCCAGCAGTGATGCTGCAGAGCACACATGTAGTTTTCTGCTACTGCCACCAGGGAAAGGCTTTTGCATCAGTCTTTGGAGTGTTTTTGTTCGTCACACTTTTCTAAATGAACAAATAGTTTAATGAAAATTCATAAGATTTTATACATAATTTCTCATATTTTTATCATATTGTGACGTGCATCCGTGTTTTATTTGAGTGCATGAAAAGATGTAAAGCACCTGTTTCATTTGTAGGGCACACATGGCCGATTTCCTTCGGCTCAGGAGCGGGGCTTGGCATGGCATATGTCAACTGTCAGAATGACCTCAGGTCACATTATGTGCTGCACAGAAGAGAAAAGGTTAGTTTGCAAATACAATGTTAAACAGGCTACAGAAGAAAATCCTTGTTTCTAACTCAGAGTAACAACCCCGTTTTATTGTTCATGTAAATCAAAATGTATGtaactgttttctgttttctttaacaGGAGCAATAGCTGCAAGCCAACGAAGGactgtcttttttatttttttgaatttgttctttttgttttgattatggGGGAGCGGCCATTTGCACTGTTCTACAGAGAGATTCATGTCTCCCTGTTGATCGGTCCATCCCTAGTATGACTCAGTATGATTTGTATGTGCCTAATCAGGacagtctgtgtttatttaataaaacaattataacaacaaaaaatgatGCCCTGGTGATGAAGTTATTTCTCAGACGCTTTATAATGGACAAAACGACCTATTTATCAGTTGGCCGATAAAAGTTTGCCcgtatgagcctttcacagacacactggtacctgcatttatgtttactaATATGcacagatatgaaaacttttattttacaaaataaacttaattcaATTTCTATATATTAAGCTGTATTTGAATTCCCCAAAGTCCATATCGATGACGCTCGAACAAAACCCATTATAAACCATAAAGCAGTAGACAATAATTATGTGATGAATTACAACAGCCTGACTACAACTCATACAGTCCTAGCTGTAATGGTGGTACTTGAAAGAGTAAGAGGAGTCAAGTGTCGGTGACGTTtaatttgttcagtttatttgtgACGGCATGTGGGAGTGATTTTCTCAAATACATTGGGGAGGAAGGGGGGCAAGGGCAGCAATGCAAACGCTGTCCCGTAAGGTGGTAAGCCTGGTGTGGGTGAAGGGGGGTCAGAGTGTTGGCAGCAGTTGAGCGGATGTGGCTGGTGACTGGGGCGCAGTGATGGAGATGAGTCATGAGGGGGCAtgaaattggaaaaaaataaaaaaacaagagtaTTATGTTTAGTATTTGACAAGGTTGTTGAAATGATGGAGTGCACTGGACTTTGCCTTGTGAATGAAGTTGTTTTATGTTTAGTATTCAAGTGCTCCTCTCGGGAAGTCAATTATTACTGTTGTCATACCCTGTTGTTTAGCTTGAGGGGGAAGTTGGAACAAGGTGAAGATACTTTCAAAATGCTGGTAGAACagagaatgttttttgtttaatcatTGAAAATACTAAGAATTACTTTAACCTTTAATGACTACTTACATAAGTAACAAATGTCACGCTTTTAAGTACAGAACGGAAGTTTTCTAGGTATTTTGTCGCTGACGACagaaaaaaagaccaaaaatcATTGTAGTCACACCCTTTATCCTTTAAAGCACCTACATCACCACGAGTGGTGCAGCCAACTGGGTGACAGATTGCACAGGCGGTGTAGAGATCTGTTATCAAGATGTGATGGATGGTTTGCAGTTAAATGCACTAGCAACAGCAGCTGTCAATAACTGCATCATTTAATaaatcaagtaaaaaaacaaaacaatggacATTTCTGAGGCACGACTATCTCTCTGGgtagagagaaaagaaaacagcctAGTAATTCAATCTTGTagatcattaaaacattaaatagtCCACGGAGGTAAATTATTTTTACAGGTCTAATAGAGTTAGCTAtcactttttttaaagaaagaagatGACTAATAGTTATAACAATTCATACActaacttctttttttaaatttagcttaAAAAGCAGGTAAAATGTCACTTAAAAGAAATTAATCTTCATCAGAATGCTGTGATAGTTGTACTTAAATAGATACAAATACCATGGACATACACAGAGAAAGACCACCCACACTATGATGCAGAATGAGCATTTCTTGGCTGTGATGGAGCATGGTTATGCATTAACAGCTCAATGCTTTGACACGCTCCTTCTCAGTAGGCGTGCGCTCAGGCTGGGGTGCACACTGGAGTGGCCGACAAAGGGATTAACAGGAACCGAGAGATAGAAAGGCAGCATCTCAAGGACCATGATACCTGTAGAGCACTTGTGAATGAAGCCTGGCTGACAAGCGACTGCTGCACACTTTTGTGCTGGTTTCATGCTCCCCCCCGTGCTGTTCCCCCAGGATGAAAAAGGTCTGGTGAAAAGGCAGCGGCGCAGCAGCTCGGCAAAGGACTTGCAAAAGCCACTTCTGTGAGGTGAGGAAATATTCTGAGAATCGTCTCCGGTAGTTCCTTTCACCAGCACTTCTCTCGTATgcctcatctgtctgtgtgccCTCCTCCTGTGACTGTCATCATTGTGACATGCTGCTCCGAAACCCTCTGTCAGACCTCGAATGGCTCATTCTGGCTCTTAGCTGTGGATGAGGCAGGGACACGCAGGAGGGGATGAAGAGATGAGTGAGAGTCTGTTTATTTTGGTCAGTGTACTTGTGGCAGTGGAAGTAAGCCTGGGACACCTGGATGTATTCCTGCCAAAAGGAGATGGAGATACTAATTCATGGAGAACAGTCCGATTGACCTTGACAGGGAGAGGATTGGATGGCTTCTCAACAAAAGACCTCTTTGTCTTCTCTTTGTTCAACAATGTTCATGAAGTGAGAGCTTTGGCTGGAAAGGAGCACTGGTTAAAGTCGGTAACCTTCAGTGGTGCCTAAAGAGGAACCTCAGGAGCTTTTTTATTGGAACTGGCACCATGACTGACTCTCACTCGTCTGGCTCTGTGGGAA contains:
- the micos10 gene encoding MICOS complex subunit MIC10; amino-acid sequence: MSEKELGKKWDRCLADGAIKIGTGLGLGLVFSVLFFKRHTWPISFGSGAGLGMAYVNCQNDLRSHYVLHRREKEQ